In Onychostoma macrolepis isolate SWU-2019 chromosome 06, ASM1243209v1, whole genome shotgun sequence, one DNA window encodes the following:
- the si:dkey-66a8.7 gene encoding PI-PLC X domain-containing protein 1 encodes MDPILKDDINHEDWMSCLQEKLWDVPLTHLSIPGSHDAMSYCLDITSPLLRSESDTFRLLDGVFCCFTRPAIRRWATTQVQNIVEQLTAGIRYFDLRIAHKQYDSSNELYFTHVIYTHAMVIETLQTVASWLESHPKEIIILACSHFEGLDYKMHEELIYSLKKIFGSKLCPHNEALLTLRSLWSSGYQVVLSYDDQSVSRHKELWLAIPYLWANKPNAEELIYYLECQKRLGRPEGFFVAGLNLTTDRCFIASHPRVSLRTLTMENWNHVKKWLEDQKPGAEPTCLNIIAGDFIGPVPFCSLVIALNKKLL; translated from the exons ATGGATCCCATTCTAAAGGATGACATTAATCACGAGGACTGGATGTCATGTTTGCAAGAGAAACTGTGGGATGTCCCTTTAACACATCTCTCAATACCAG GTAGCCATGATGCAATGAGCTACTGTCTGGATATCACTTCTCCACTGCTCCGATCTGAGTCAGACACATTTAGGTTACTGGATGGAGTTTTCTGCTGTTTCACCCGGCCAGCTATTCGCAGATGGGCTACTACTCAG GTGCAAAACATTGTGGAGCAACTTACAGCAGGCATTCGATACTTTGATCTTCGAATTGCCCACAAACAGTATGATTCTTCCAATGAGCTTTACTTCACTCATGTCATTTACACACATGCAATGGTCATA gAAACTTTACAGACTGTTGCTTCATGGCTTGAATCTCATCCCAAAGAAATCATCATCCTAGCTTGTAGTCATTTCGAAGGGCTGGATTATAAAATGCATGAGGAATTAATCTATTCTCTGAAGAAAATCTTTGGCTCTAAACTGTGCCCTCACAAC GAGGCCCTATTGACCTTACGGAGTCTGTGGTCATCAGGCTATCAAGTTGTGCTGTCATATGATGACCAGTCAGTATCACGCCATAAGGAGTTATGGCTTGCTATCCCATATCTTTGGGCCAATAAGCctaatgcagaagagctgatcTACTATCTTGAATGCCAGAAACGGCTTGGTCGACCTG AGGGTTTTTTTGTAGCAGGCCTGAATTTAACGACAGATCGATGCTTCATCGCCTCACATCCTCGGGTGTCTCTCCGAACTCTGACCATGGAGAACTGGAACCACGTGAAGAAATGGCTAGAAGATCAGAAACCAGGAGCTGAACCCACATGTCTAAACATAATAGCAGGCGACTTCATTGGTCCTGTACCATTTTGTTCGCTTGTTATCGCTCTCAACAAAAAACTGCTTTAA
- the plcxd1 gene encoding PI-PLC X domain-containing protein 1 isoform X2, with the protein MLQKLDKYMKPIIRPFVYKWAIAQESSIREQLDSGVRYCDLRIAHRPNDSSNDLYFYHGVYTTITVEMVLKEIKEWLDVHPKEVVILSFSHFLGLSQELHTLLVSTIKSVFDSKLCPKMECVTLRKLWSQGHQVIVSYEHNIANCHRELWSHIPYWWANKCKAEALIEEFERRKQYGRPGGFFVTGINLTEDLKYICSHPTESLKDMVMSTYPTLLSWVKQQKPGSNTGSLNIIAGDFVTESRFIPTVIALNENLLKRTIIPES; encoded by the exons ATGTTGCAAAAGCTGGACAAATACATGAAGCCCATCATAAGGCCATTTGTATACAAGTGGGCAATAGCACAG GAGTCTAGTATTAGGGAGCAGTTGGATTCTGGAGTGCGATACTGTGACCTGAGGATAGCACATCGGCCTAATGACAGCTCAAATGATCTCTACTTCTACCATGGTGTTTATACCACTATAACTGTGGAG ATGGTATTAAAAGAGATCAAAGAGTGGTTGGATGTTCATCCAAAGGAAGTAGTGATACTCTCATTTAGCCACTTCCTGGGCCTTAGTCAAGAGCTTCACACACTGCTTGTCTCAACTATAAAGAGTGTTTTTGATTCCAAACTGTGCCCCAAAATG GAGTGTGTGACACTAAGGAAATTATGGAGCCAGGGTCATCAAGTTATCGTTTCATACGAGCACAATATTGCCAACTGCCACAGAGAATTGTGGTCCCATATACCTTATTGGTGGGCAAACAAGTGCAAGGCTGAAGCCCTGATCGAGGAATTTGAACGTAGGAAACAATATGGCCGACCAG GTGGTTTCTTTGTGACTGGAATTAATCTTACTGAAGATCTGAAgtacatatgctcccatcccacagaatcactgaaggatATGGTGATGTCTACATATCCCACGTTACTTAGCTGGGTCAAGCAACAGAAGCCGGGCTCTAACACTGGCTCCCTCAACATCATAGCCGGGGACTTTGTGACAGAGAGCCGGTTCATACCAACTGTCATTGCACTGAATGAAAATCTTCTCAAGAGGACCATAATACCAGAGTCTTGA
- the plcxd1 gene encoding PI-PLC X domain-containing protein 1 isoform X1: MTSEVSQLSLSELPMDNWMAHLPSALWDTPLCYMAIPGSHNAITYCLDKNDRSPVDLTQPDMLQKLDKYMKPIIRPFVYKWAIAQESSIREQLDSGVRYCDLRIAHRPNDSSNDLYFYHGVYTTITVEMVLKEIKEWLDVHPKEVVILSFSHFLGLSQELHTLLVSTIKSVFDSKLCPKMECVTLRKLWSQGHQVIVSYEHNIANCHRELWSHIPYWWANKCKAEALIEEFERRKQYGRPGGFFVTGINLTEDLKYICSHPTESLKDMVMSTYPTLLSWVKQQKPGSNTGSLNIIAGDFVTESRFIPTVIALNENLLKRTIIPES; the protein is encoded by the exons ATGACATCGGAGGTCAGCCAACTGTCATTAAGTGAGCTTCCTATGGACAACTGGATGGCCCATCTGCCCAGTGCACTGTGGGATACCCCTCTCTGTTACATGGCCATTCCAG GGAGCCATAATGCCATAACCTACTGTCTGGATAAGAATGACCGCTCTCCAGTGGACCTCACTCAGCCGGATATGTTGCAAAAGCTGGACAAATACATGAAGCCCATCATAAGGCCATTTGTATACAAGTGGGCAATAGCACAG GAGTCTAGTATTAGGGAGCAGTTGGATTCTGGAGTGCGATACTGTGACCTGAGGATAGCACATCGGCCTAATGACAGCTCAAATGATCTCTACTTCTACCATGGTGTTTATACCACTATAACTGTGGAG ATGGTATTAAAAGAGATCAAAGAGTGGTTGGATGTTCATCCAAAGGAAGTAGTGATACTCTCATTTAGCCACTTCCTGGGCCTTAGTCAAGAGCTTCACACACTGCTTGTCTCAACTATAAAGAGTGTTTTTGATTCCAAACTGTGCCCCAAAATG GAGTGTGTGACACTAAGGAAATTATGGAGCCAGGGTCATCAAGTTATCGTTTCATACGAGCACAATATTGCCAACTGCCACAGAGAATTGTGGTCCCATATACCTTATTGGTGGGCAAACAAGTGCAAGGCTGAAGCCCTGATCGAGGAATTTGAACGTAGGAAACAATATGGCCGACCAG GTGGTTTCTTTGTGACTGGAATTAATCTTACTGAAGATCTGAAgtacatatgctcccatcccacagaatcactgaaggatATGGTGATGTCTACATATCCCACGTTACTTAGCTGGGTCAAGCAACAGAAGCCGGGCTCTAACACTGGCTCCCTCAACATCATAGCCGGGGACTTTGTGACAGAGAGCCGGTTCATACCAACTGTCATTGCACTGAATGAAAATCTTCTCAAGAGGACCATAATACCAGAGTCTTGA